The following nucleotide sequence is from Peribacillus sp. ACCC06369.
TCCATTCATCTTGTCCTCCTTTTTCAACTACTTTCCTCGAGTTGACTGCTTCTCAATACGATTGGAAAATGGTGTATAATTCATACAAAGACTTTCATACGGTGGTGAATTCATGATCCATGCTGTCAAAGATTTTTTTTCCAGCTGCTTGCTGATTACCAGTTGGCTAATATTTGCGGTCAGCAGCATTTTTTTCATTTTTTCGTTTTTAACCGTTTTTGCCATACCTATTTTCTTATTAATATTTTTAACCGGCTTACTTTGTTTCCATATTTCCAAGAAACTGGACTCATGACGAATTTCTAAGTGTTAAGAACAATTTATTCCACAATACTAGCGGTAATTCCTTTTAAACTGCCATTCGATACGATTTATTCCTTGCTAAAACCCAATAATATGGTCCTCAAAATGGATTAATTCGGCCTACAATTGATTTATTTCGTCCTAAATCGGATTATTTCGACCTACATCAGTTTAATTCGACCTACACCCCATTTATTCCGTCCTACATCAAAATAATTCCCATTTTTATCATTGAATCCATAAAAAAAAGGAGCTGCAATGACAGCTCCTTTTTTCATGCATCCGTTCATGTTTATCGTGATAGGGTCCCCTGCAGACGATTCGTTTCGGCGATTACTTTTTCTTCATCGATCGTTAAGCAGCGGCCATCTTTCACGACCATTTTGCCATCAATGTATACATCACATACATCATTTCCGCGTGCTGCATAAAGCAGGTGCGAATAGGCTTCACTCAGTGGCTGCAGATGTTCTTTGTTATATGGGTAAATGGTGATGAAGTCTGCTTTTTTACCAGCTTCAAGTGATCCCGTATGACCCATGCCGATCGCTTCTGCACCCATTCTGGTGGCCATGGCGAGTGCCGTTTGTGCAGGGAATTTAGTGGCATCCTTATAGATTCCTTTTTGTAGTAATGCAGCTGTCCTTATTTCCTCGAACATATCGAAGTTGTTATTCGAGGCGACGCCGTCTGTTGCAACCCCAACTTTAATGCCTGCATCAAGGAGGCTGACGACATCTGCTATTCCAGATCCGAGCTTCAGGTTACTGATTGGATTATGGGCAACCCGAACGTCATGCTGTTTTAGTATCGCCCGCTCTTCATCATTGAGGACCACACCATGGGCCATCACGGTAGGCTGATCGAACAGTCCTAAACGGCGAAGGTGCTCGACAGGACGGGATCCGTAACGTTTTTCGATGTCGAGGATTTCAAAGTCCGTTTCCGATACGTGAATGTGCACCATTAAATCATTCTCTTTTGCAATCCGTGCACTTTCCATAATCGCCTCAGGTGTACAGGCATAAGGGCTGTGTGGCGCGACCATGGTGGTCAGGCGGCCATCGGCAAACGTTTTATAGTTTTTTGAAAACTGCTCAGCCCCCATGAGGTTCGCTTTTTGGTCTTTTTCCGTACCCAAGCTGAAAATTGTGTAAGAAAAGGCTCCGCGCATTCCCGTTTCGCCTATCGTCTCCACGACAGCACCCGCATCTATTCCATTAGGATTAAACATATCCGAAAATGTCGTGGTTCCTGATTTCATCATTTCCATAAGGCCAAGTTGAGAACTTACAGAGGCGATTTCCGTTGTAAACTGGCTTTCAATCGGCCATATTTTCGTTTCAAGCCACGGCTTCAGCAGCATATCGTCCCCGATTCCGCGTAAAAGGGTCATGACAATATGCGAATGGGCATTCACAAGGCCTGGCATAATCCATTTCCCGCCAAGGTTGACCACTTGATCAGCATCTGCCAATTGTTCTTCAGAGTGCTGGCCGATGTAGGATATGGTTTGATCTTGTACAATCATCATCCCATTTTCAAAGATTTGATTTTCTTTATCCATAGTAAAAAAGGTAGCATTCATATATATCGTTTTCATATAAGTATTTCCTCCAAAGTCGTATCATGTATCAACATGTTTCTATTCCGCATTCTAAACTAGCATCTTACAGGTAATCAAGTAATTCCATATTATCAGGGGACATTTCCATTTACCTTAGGAACCTATTGGAAAAGCTTCAAGATGAATGCTTCCTTCAATATGTCCGATCAATCAGCAAACCACATAGGTGATGCCCATTGCAAATTCAGCAGGCAAATCAGCTGCTTAAAAAAATCTTCCCTCTATTGCCCACAGGGGTTTCGGTGATACGAATGGCTTCTTGCACATCTTGAAGGCCGTAGTAGGAATCCGGCTTCATGAACATCAATCTTTCATCAGCAATGAAACCCATCAAAAGGTTAAACGTTTCATGCCAGGTTTGAACTGAAGCCTGCTGATTCCAATGGCGAAGATGAAACATTTTAACATTCACTTTTGTCCTTTGTGAAATTTCCGCCCAATTTACAGACTGTCCTGATAAAAGGCCAATCGTTAATAAGATGCCGTTAGGCCGAACACAAAAAGCTAGCTCTGAACCATCAATGCCGCCCACTGAATCTATGGCCGCATTCGCTCCGCGCCCATTCGTCCATTCCATCACGGTATCACGCAAGGATGATTGGGACGTATCGATTACATATGCAGCACCAAGTTCATGCAGTTCTTCCGTATACTTATCGTTTCTCGTTACAGCAATCAGCTTAAAACCAAGAATCCTGGATAACTGGGCAAATAAACGGCCAATGGAAGATCCGCAAGCATTTACGAGTAATACATCATCCGGTTTCAATGCTAATACTTCTGTGATTATTAGCCACGCGGTTATCGGATTTATATATAATTGCGCTGCTATATGGTCCTCGATCGAATCAGGAATGACGATGGCCAGCTCCGCAGATGCTTTAACATAATCCTGCCAGGTCCCTTCACCACGCAAAGGCAGTACACGCTTGCCTATCAGCTCTTTCGAAACCGATGGACCCACCTCTTCTACAATGCCGACACCTTCATAACCAGGTATGGCAGGTAAGGGGATTCGGTGGGAATAGGCACCGCGAATGGGCAGCAAGTCAGACGGGTTAATGGGACGTGTGGTCATCCGAACGAGGACTTCCCCCTCGAAAGGTCTTTGGATAAATTTATTTTCAACTTTTAAAACCTTTTGCGGATTCCCAAACTCATAGAATGTAACACATTTGGCTTCCAAAATAATAAGTCTCCTTTTATGTATAAGTCTATCTATTTTATCATTTAAACTGAACCTGGCCAGTATTCTAAAAAACTTAAAGAGCTGTTAATTCTGGGTTTAATATATTGTGGTTTTCCACGTTTTAATCACTTCTAATTAAGCATTCCGTTTTATTATTATAATCCCTTTTCACCTTCAATTGACCTGCCCCTTCTTTCCATAAAAAAAAGGTTGCCGCAGCAACCCAGGTTTTGAAGTAAAAATTTCTTTTGTTAAATAAGAACCTAATCATAACTTTTCTAATATAAAAACCCCTATCAGTTTAATCCGGCATTTTAGTAGGAAACCCGGGATATTTCACAACAGGCCATTTCTCCTTACGTAGTGAATCGAGCAATTCTGATCCAACATTCAAGTTGCTTTGAACTAGCTCTTTAGGAGTCAGTGCCATCCACTGGTTTAGAGAAACGTCTACAAAGCGATTGCTTTTGAACATTTCTAAAAACCATAACGTTTCGGTACCGGTGTTCTGAATATAGTGCCCAGTAGCAAAGGGTACATATCCGACATCACCTGCTCTATAATCTAATGTACGAGCTGTACCGTTTCCAGTAAATACTGTCATGCGCCCTTGTCCAGTAAGGTAATACTGCCACTCGTCGTTATTGGGATGCCAATGAAGTTCTCTCATTCCACCCGGCTCAATCTCAACGAGTGCCGCGGCTATTGTTTTTGAAATAGGGAAGTTAGAAGAGTCCACAATTCGCACGCTTCCACCAGGGGTCTTGATTGGTGTTTGTTTCAACAGCTCGTGCTTAAAGGTTAAAGGAACTTCTCCGTAAGGTGACTGGACTTCCTGACTTTCCAGTGAACCGGGTACCTTTCCCTGATAGATATAGACCTGATCTGAAGGAATGGAGTCAAAGGCACTCTCTGGAACGCCGAAATTGGCCGACAGAACATCTTTTGGAGTGTGTGCGAACCAATCTGAGATGGATAAGGTGTTAAGATCGGAAAAGTTTCCGTCATCGAAGACGAGCAAAAATTCGCAATGTTCCAACCCTTGAATCGAATGTGGGATTCCTGGTGGAAAGTACCAAAGATCGCCCGGGCCGACGTCCGCAATGAAATTTCGTCCTTCTTGGTCAACCGAGGTTATGCGTGCCCGTCCTAACAGCATATAAGACCACTCTGCTTCTTGATGCCAATGGAGTTCACGTACTCCTCCTGCCGTTAAGCTCATATTCACTCCCGCAAGTGTGGTCGCAATCGGAAGTTCCCTTGCGGTGATCTCCCTTGACCATCCCCCGTGATTTAATGTCATTGAAGTGTCTGAGAACGAGAATTTCAAGTTAGGAAGCAAGCCTGCATCTGTGATAGGCGGGACGAGCATATTTGGATTTTGAAGATCCCGCATAATATTTCGCGGGCCAGAGTCAATCGCTCCGGCTCCATCACTTCGGATAGGCTGTGGCACATACCCGTCCACTTGATTAATAGTTCGTTTTTCCATCAAAAAGCACCTCTTTTTGGCATTATAAAGGGATAAGCCTTTATAGTAGTCTTATGATTTAGGCTTCGATGTATGTCACTGTGCCTATTGAGAAAAAACAAAAGGCATCCCCTTTTGAAGGAATGCCCCATTTAATGTTGGTTGGATTAATTTAAAAATCTACCGCTAAAGTCTTGATCTATATTAATAGGGAAGAAACTGCTTCTAATGATCTTGAGATAAACCAATTGGAATGCATAGAGGCGTTTGGTCAACAGGGTTTTCAATAATACAGCATTCCAGCCTAAAGACGTCCTTGATCATCTCTTTTGTAAAGACCTTTTCAGGCGGTCCCTCTTTATAGATTTTCTCCTTAACGATGCTAATCAGATGATCCGCATACTGTGCCGCTTGATTTAAATCATGCAGAACCATGACAATCGTGCGCCCATAAGTTACGTTTAAATCGCGCAGTAATTCCAATATTTCAATTTGGTGTGCTAAGTCTAGATAGGTTGTCGGTTCATCTAGCAGTAAAAGGTCGGTTTCTTGTACTAAAGCCATCGAAATCCATGCTCTTTGCCTTTGTCCTCCAGATAAGGCATCCAATGTACGATCAGCAAATTCAGTCATTTTCGTTGCAGATAAAGCACGGTCGACAATGGCATGATCTTCTGGAGTTTGTCTCGAAAACAAGCCTTTGTGTGGATGCCTGCCATAATAACATAAATCTTTAACGGTTATATCTTCCGGAGCTTCCGGAGCTTGCGGTAAAATAGCCAATTTCTTCGCAACTTCCTTGGAAGATTGCTGATGAATGGCCTTTCCATCTAAATAGATCGTGCCTTGCTGAGGTATTAATAATCTAGCTAGAGACCGTAAGATGGTAGATTTGCCACAACCATTGGAACCTATGATTATACTGATTTTACCTTCAGGAATTTCTAAATCGATATTATCAATGATCTGAGTTGATCCATAAGATAGAGAAAGATGCTCTGCTGATAATGTTGTCATGATCGCCAGCCTTCCTTATGTTATTTTTCGTTCACGACGTAATAGATATAAAAAGTATGGCACCCCAATCACCGCAGTGATAATTCCGGCGGGTATTTCTATTGGAGGGAACAATCCTCTGCCCAAGCTATCAGCAACGAGTAGAAAGATAGAACCAAAGAGCGCTGAAGCAGGAAGTAAAACCTTGAATTTAGATCCAACCACTCTACGGGCAATATGGGGGGCGATTAAACCAATAAATCCGATAGAACCAACCGCAGCTACACAGACTCCAATTAAAATGACAGAAACACCTAGTAAAATATAACGCAGTAATTTTGATCTTTCACCGAGACCTGTAGCTATTTCGTCTCCAAGGCTCAGTACATCCATTTTAGAAGTTAATGCAATTAATACCGGGACAAGAACTAGACATGGAAGCAAAATGAATACTTGATCCCATCCTCTTCCCCATAGACTCCCTGTTAACCACAAGAGAGTCGTATTCACATCATCCGGGAACTTGACCATGAAATACTCTATGCCTGCTTGACATATTGCCCCTAAAGCAATTCCCACCAAAGCTATTGTATTTGGTTGAGCCCCTTTTTTATAAACAAATATCATCAAAATTGCCGCCATGACCGCTGCTCCGATAAAAGCTGAAAGGGGTAAAATGATGATTGGCGATTGCGGAAATAAAACAATGACGATAACAGCTGCCAATCCGGCACCTTTTGTTACCCCAATCACATCGGGAGAAGCCAATGGATTTCGAAGGACCCCTTGCAGAATGGCTCCAGCCGTTGCCAATCCGGCACCCACTATCACGGCAATCAAAATACGGGGTATCCGGTAGTTGTGCAGTATGAATGCCTGACTTTGCATGCCATTTCCAAGGAAATTTTGGATGATTTCCAAAGGTGAGATGTAAATGGCCCCTAATCCCAGGCTCACCATTGATAAAATCAGCAGGATTACCATAAGTATAAGGAGAATGGAATAAGGGAGAAATTTGGGTTTCAACACGGATTTTCGACTAAGTTTCATTGCTTAATATTCCTCCCTCTCTTCGCTAAATAAAGGAAGAATGGCGCACCGATTATAGCTGTTACAATTCCTACTGGCGATTCAAAAGGATAAGCGATAAACCGGGCGATAATATCTGCATAAACTAAGAGTAAAGCGCCGAATAATGCAGAAAAAGGGATGATTCTTCGATAATCTCCCCCCACCAGCCTCCTGACGATATGAGGAATAATCAAACCAACAAAGCCCACTGGGCCTGCGACGGCAACCGAAGATCCTGCCAAAATAATGACCAATATTCCTGCTAAAATACGGATTCGGTACACCCGTTGCCCAAGTCCTTGCGCCATATTTTCTCCTAATACAAGGACGGAAACAGATCGAGAGAACAAGACAGCTACAAATAGCCCAAAAAGAGACCAAGGAAGAACCATGTTAACGTGCGCCCATGTTTTCCCATTAATAGATCCGACTAACCAATAGAGCACATCTTTCGCTTGTTCATTAAAGATGATCATGCCTTGCGTTAAAGAAGATAAAAAAAAGTGAACAGCCATTCCCGCCAATGCCAGCTTCACTTGGGTCATTCCCCCTCCCGAAGCAAAAGAATAGACTGCCATCCCCCCCACTGCTGCACCAATGAATGCAACGCAAACTAGAGAGACGGAAGAAAGGTTAGGAAAGAAAACAAAAGCTGAAACAATAAAAAATGACGCACCGGCATTAACACCAAATACTTGTGGAGAAGCTAATGAATTCCGGGTGATAGCCTGCATGAGAGCACCCGCCACCGCTAAATTAGCACCGACCAATGCTCCAACCAAAGCTCGAGGTAAACGAAGAGTCCTTATAATAACCTGTTCTTTTGATGAGTCCATCTCAAAAAAGGACTTCAAAACCATTGCTAAATTTATGTCGGCCGCGCCCACAGAAATACTTGTTAGGACTCCCAAAATTAACAAAACGATTCCGGCTACAGCTGTACAATACACTTTCATTTTACTTCTAACTAAGGTCTCCATTGACTATACAACACACTTCCTAACAAGATTTTCATACTAATAGAAAGAGAAGTAAGAATTGGATCTCTTACTTCGCTTTTGTTCCTTATTCTTTACCAAGCATGTTTAAGGTGTCTTTAGCAATGGCCTCTGCGGATACAACACCACGGTATCTTGTCCATAAATCCCGATCAACACTATAAACTTGTTTGTTTTTTACAGCCTTTAGGTCTTTCCAAAGAGGGTTATCTTTCCACTCATCAGTAAGTAACTTACCTTCATTGTTCGCCAAAAGCAGCACATCCGGATTAATCTCGACAAGTTGCTCCAGATTCATCTCAGCATGTGGTTGGTCTTGCTGAATGGCATTTTTCAATCCCATTCGTTCAAGCAATTCTCCATCATAAGAAGAAGAAGTATGAGCTTGGAATGAAGTATCCCGTACAACAGCAGGTAAAACCGTCATATTTGAATTAACTGTTAGCTTTGATTTAAGTTCTTTGATCGTTTTTTCATGCTCGTTTAATCTTTTATCTGCAGCCTCTTCCTGATTTACTGCTTTTGCAATCGTTTTGAAAGAATCCAAGTTTTCTTGATAGGTAGATTCCCGACTTTTTAAGACAACGGTAGGAGCGATCTGCTGTAAATCTTTATAAATACCTTTATGCCGCTCAGCATCTGCAATGATTAAATCCGGCTGTAATGAACTGATAACCTCTAAATTAGGCTGTTCACGTGTTCCCACTGAAGTATAATCCATTTCTTGACCTACAAGTTTTGTAATCATATCTTTTTTGTTGTCATCTGAAATCCCAATAGGTTTTATTCCTAGAGCATTTAGAGAATCAACGAAAGATAACTCAAGGGTAACTATTTTTTTAGGAGTATTTTTAATTTCCGTTTCTCCCATTTCATGCTTAATCGTCCTTATTTCTTGATTCTTTGTTTCGGCAGATGTCTTATCTGCTTCTGTTGTTTTTTGAGAGGTATTACATCCTGATAACATCATCATAATAGTCAATAACAGGATTAATACTCCTCCCCCATATGTTCTTGCTTTTTTAGATTCTCGCATTTTTTGCACCCTTTCTCTCATCTATATCTATTTAACTTCTTAACCAACGAATACATTCATAATTGAAAATGATTATCATTATCCTGCTGTTATGATAAAGTCATCGACTGATACCGTCAATATTAATAAAATTTTGTGAATAAAAATCATTATGGCCATTAGGGCAACCTGCATGCATTTTATTGATTACGTGAAGTAAGTTGAAGTACCGATTCGGCAAGGGCTTGAAGTTGAACATTAACAAAAGTAAAAAAAGCAGACCCGTTAAGGTCTGCTCTTTTGATCAATGTACGTCCTCATTTTCTTTCCATCAGCATTTCCTCAATAGGAAATACTTCATTTGAAGCTTCCCCTTTTGAGGGTTTTATGGAGGTGGAGTTTATTATAAGAATGATTCACTTGATCCCAGAAATCCGCATCCTTTCCGCCGACTGTCTGCCAAGCAGCATCAAAGGAATCGTCTGTGGGGTCTCGGCTAGCCAGTTTTTCGGCAGGAGTGTCGCACTCTTCAATCCATTGAGGGTTTCATAAAATAGTAAAAAATCATTAAGGATTATCTAGCTTGCTTTACTATCATGGTTCGGGTTGAGACCCTTCCGAACCCCCTTTTATTGACCAGTTATTATCGATTCTGCAGACAAAAGAAGTTACATCTAAAACAAATTTGATTGGAACGGAAGGTGCGAGACTCCTGCTGGGAAAGCGCGTCCAAGGGAGACCCCGCAGGCGCAAAGGCGCCGAGGGCGGACCGCCCGCAGAAAGCGAGTGACCTACGTTCCAATCAACGTGCAAATTTCACAAACAAGATTGGATCTTCTTTGCTTTCCAGGTTATTTAGTGAAACTTTCCCTTCAAAAATCGATACAGTCCATCTTCTCTGTATGAATGCTCCGTCACTTCATCGGCTTGTTCTTTGACCAGGTCAGTGGCGTTTTTCATGGCAACGCAATGTCCTGCGAGTTTAAATAGGGGGAGGTCATTTTCACCATCGCCCACTGCCAGGATATTTTCCGGTGCTAGCTGGAAATGCTTCAGTAATAGTTGGACCCCTGTTGCTTTTGAGACGCCTTCCACTGTCACTTCTACATTGTGATGGGTGGAGGAAGCTGTTGTGAAGGCATTGTATTGCTTTATTTTCCCCAAATCCGCTTTCCATTTTCGAATGGTATTCATTTCATTGCTGAAAAAGTAGATTTTGGCGACGCTGCTTATATCCATTTGTTCTGACCATCTTATTTTGTCATCCACTGCATCCTGTCTTGATAGCCATTCATTTTCATCGACTGTCTCGGGCTTTGGCACCAAGCCTTGTTTAACCATATAGTCTTTATCTTTAAGTAATGCCATCCGTGTTCCAGCGTTCGGATGTACTTCGTAAAAAATCTCTCCAGCTCCTGCTTTGGCGACCAATTCTTCCACAAGTTCCGGCGACAGGGCGTGTTCGACAATCTGTTCCTTTCCGATGAATACGGACATTCCATTGGCTGTCACCATTCCATCGGCTTCCATGCCAGACGGCAAAACGTCCCTCACTTCTTCCAGCGTTCTTCCTGTTGCAATGAAAATCAGCTTACCTCTTTCCCTAAGTTCGCCTATGTACTGTTCCAGCGTCTCATTCACCTTATTCATTTCGTTCAATGTCGTGCCATCCAAATCCAGCACAATTGCCTTGTTAGTCATGCAAATCACCTCTAGAATCCGAATGATATGAAAATGCCAACAGCCCATTATCAAAAAGATCTTAGGCTGTTGGTTTCATTGATTTTTTTTCATGTACCTTATCAGTATAACAGTTTAGGATAATCCTAAAAGTTTCATGACACTTAGGATGAAGAGACCGACCACGCCGAAGTCCGAATCACCAAATGTGGTTCCTTCAAAACCTACATCCCCCAAGAAGACCAGGAGTATCGCCGGCAGGAAACTAATGATGAGCCCGTTGGCAAATGATCCTAGCATCGCACCGCGTCTGCCGCCTGTGGCATTTCCAAAAACACCTGCTGCCGCTCCGGTAAAGAAATGCGGTACGAGCCCCGGAACGATGACTTTCAATCCGATTGCCGGAAGGAGGAACATGGATAATAGGCCAGCCAGGAAACTGAATAGGAATCCGATGATCACTGCATTTGGAGCGAAAGGAAAGATGGTCGGGCAATCCAATGCAGGTTTTGTATTCGGTGCCACTTTATCAGCAATCCCTTTGAATGCAGGGACGATTTCAGCAATTAACATCCGTACCCCTGCAAGGATGATGTAGACCCCTGCTGCAAATGTTATCGCCTGGATGAAAGAAAATACGATGAAGTTCGAACCGCCGGATAATTCCGTTTCAATATAGTTCTGTCCGGCAAACAATGCGACGATCACGAAGAACAACGTCATCGTAAGCGATACGGCGACTGATGTGTCCCTCAGGAATCCTAAAGATTTAGGAACCTTGATCTGCTCGGTCGTCTTCTCCTTATTCCCAAACCATTTTCCAACAGTCGCGGATACAAAATATCCGATGGTCCCGAAGTGGCCGATGGCAAAATCATCGCTTCCGGTGATCTTCCGTACGTATGGCTGAAGGAGGGCTGGGAACATCACCATGCATACCCCCAATAGGATGGAACCGACCAAGATAAGCGGAAATCCGTCAAGCCCGCCGACCGATAGGGTGACTGCAAGTAAACAAGCCATGAATAAGGTATGGTGCCCCGTTAAGAATATATATTTAAATGGCGTAAACCGAGCTAGTAATACATTGACGACCATACCAAAAACCATGATAAGTGCAGTCGAGGTCCCAAAATCACTTTGGGCGGCTGCGACAATGGCTTCGTTATTCGGTATGACGCCTTGTACATTGAATGCATGATCGAACATTTTACTGAATATATCAAGGGCGCCGATGAGCACTGCCGCTCCCGCTCCAATGATAATGAAACCCATGACTGTTTTTAACGTTCCAGATACAACATCCGCACTGGATTTCCGCTGTAACAGCAGGCCAATGAGAGCAAACAGCCCCACTAGTATGGAAGGTGTACCCAAGATGTCATTCATGATAAGCTCCAGCATTGCCTCTCCCCCTCTTTTTTAAGTTTTCTTGTTATAGATGTGACGCTAATTTCGATGTGATTTCAGGGATGCTCATCATGTTTTCCAGCGTGACGATCGTCCGGGTTCCATCATCCAGCTGACCGACAATATCCGCCGCTCCCAGGAAAATATCTGCCTGAACCGTTTTTGCGGATGTAAGATCCGTATGATCCACCTCGGCCGTTTTTCCCATTTCCGTCAATGCTTTCTTCACATTCATCTCCATGATGAAGCTGCTGCCCAATCCGTTTCCGCATACTACCATGATTTTCTTCATATCAATCTCTCCTTTTTTTATCCTACATGCTTGTCTAATTTAGATTTGATTTCAGGGATGCTCATCATGTTTTCCAGTGTGACGATCGTCCGGGTTCCATCATCCAGCTGACCGACAATATCCGCCGCTCCCAGGAAGATATCCGCCTGAACCGTTTTTGCGGATGTAAGATCCGTATGATCCACCTCGGCCGTTTTTCCCATTTCCGTCAATGCTTTCTTCACATTCATTTCCATGATGAAGCTGCTGCCCAATCCGTTTCCGCATACTACCATGATTTTCATTCCGTTTCCTCCTTCGAATATTTATGAACGTACTCCATAAGGAGCGATTTATCTGAAGTGCGTAAGATTTCCTCTATATTGGCTGGTTCATTCAATAATTGAGTGAGCTGGATCAATGCCCGCAAATGCGAATCGTTATCTACGGCTGCCAAAATGATAATCAGGCGAACCGGTTTATCCGGCCCAAAGTCCACGGCTTCATCCAATTTCAGCAAACTCATGGATAAAGATCTTACCCCCTGCTCCGGACGTGCATGGGGAATCGCCACTCCAGGCGTTATCACTACATATGGGCCATTCGTTTCTATGGCCTCGATCATTGCATCCACATATCGTTCTTCGACGGTTCCTAAGTCCACGAGAGGCTTGGCCGCGACTTGAATGCCTTCTTTCCAATTGGAAACATGCGGCTGTAATTGAATCGTTTGCATATTGAGCAGTTCTTCTAACACAGGCTTCTCTGCCTCCTTTAAAGAAAATTGGGTTACTTTTGGCGTGTGAGTAAACACATTCGACTGCAGTGCCTTTTCAAGCTGATCCGGTTCATGGATTGTCGCATGCTTGGAAATGATTTTTAATAATGCTGCAACATCCACACTTTCCGTTGTATATCCATACAATTCCTGCATGACCTGCTGGCGCAATGTATGTTTATCCTGCATTTCCAAAATGGGCGGTACAACGAATAAGGCCGCTTTCGTTCTCATATGCACCGTTGAAAAAACAAGGTCGTACGACAATGGGTATTCTGCCGCATTCCTTACTGACAGAACATCCAGGAACAAAATATCCGGAAATAATTCCCTCAATGTATAAATGAGGATATTGCTGATGCCGATACCATTCGGGCATACGACAATGG
It contains:
- a CDS encoding amidohydrolase family protein, with amino-acid sequence MKTIYMNATFFTMDKENQIFENGMMIVQDQTISYIGQHSEEQLADADQVVNLGGKWIMPGLVNAHSHIVMTLLRGIGDDMLLKPWLETKIWPIESQFTTEIASVSSQLGLMEMMKSGTTTFSDMFNPNGIDAGAVVETIGETGMRGAFSYTIFSLGTEKDQKANLMGAEQFSKNYKTFADGRLTTMVAPHSPYACTPEAIMESARIAKENDLMVHIHVSETDFEILDIEKRYGSRPVEHLRRLGLFDQPTVMAHGVVLNDEERAILKQHDVRVAHNPISNLKLGSGIADVVSLLDAGIKVGVATDGVASNNNFDMFEEIRTAALLQKGIYKDATKFPAQTALAMATRMGAEAIGMGHTGSLEAGKKADFITIYPYNKEHLQPLSEAYSHLLYAARGNDVCDVYIDGKMVVKDGRCLTIDEEKVIAETNRLQGTLSR
- a CDS encoding zinc-dependent alcohol dehydrogenase family protein, with protein sequence MEAKCVTFYEFGNPQKVLKVENKFIQRPFEGEVLVRMTTRPINPSDLLPIRGAYSHRIPLPAIPGYEGVGIVEEVGPSVSKELIGKRVLPLRGEGTWQDYVKASAELAIVIPDSIEDHIAAQLYINPITAWLIITEVLALKPDDVLLVNACGSSIGRLFAQLSRILGFKLIAVTRNDKYTEELHELGAAYVIDTSQSSLRDTVMEWTNGRGANAAIDSVGGIDGSELAFCVRPNGILLTIGLLSGQSVNWAEISQRTKVNVKMFHLRHWNQQASVQTWHETFNLLMGFIADERLMFMKPDSYYGLQDVQEAIRITETPVGNRGKIFLSS
- a CDS encoding oxalate decarboxylase family bicupin, with product MEKRTINQVDGYVPQPIRSDGAGAIDSGPRNIMRDLQNPNMLVPPITDAGLLPNLKFSFSDTSMTLNHGGWSREITARELPIATTLAGVNMSLTAGGVRELHWHQEAEWSYMLLGRARITSVDQEGRNFIADVGPGDLWYFPPGIPHSIQGLEHCEFLLVFDDGNFSDLNTLSISDWFAHTPKDVLSANFGVPESAFDSIPSDQVYIYQGKVPGSLESQEVQSPYGEVPLTFKHELLKQTPIKTPGGSVRIVDSSNFPISKTIAAALVEIEPGGMRELHWHPNNDEWQYYLTGQGRMTVFTGNGTARTLDYRAGDVGYVPFATGHYIQNTGTETLWFLEMFKSNRFVDVSLNQWMALTPKELVQSNLNVGSELLDSLRKEKWPVVKYPGFPTKMPD
- a CDS encoding ABC transporter ATP-binding protein → MTTLSAEHLSLSYGSTQIIDNIDLEIPEGKISIIIGSNGCGKSTILRSLARLLIPQQGTIYLDGKAIHQQSSKEVAKKLAILPQAPEAPEDITVKDLCYYGRHPHKGLFSRQTPEDHAIVDRALSATKMTEFADRTLDALSGGQRQRAWISMALVQETDLLLLDEPTTYLDLAHQIEILELLRDLNVTYGRTIVMVLHDLNQAAQYADHLISIVKEKIYKEGPPEKVFTKEMIKDVFRLECCIIENPVDQTPLCIPIGLSQDH
- a CDS encoding iron ABC transporter permease, with the translated sequence MKLSRKSVLKPKFLPYSILLILMVILLILSMVSLGLGAIYISPLEIIQNFLGNGMQSQAFILHNYRIPRILIAVIVGAGLATAGAILQGVLRNPLASPDVIGVTKGAGLAAVIVIVLFPQSPIIILPLSAFIGAAVMAAILMIFVYKKGAQPNTIALVGIALGAICQAGIEYFMVKFPDDVNTTLLWLTGSLWGRGWDQVFILLPCLVLVPVLIALTSKMDVLSLGDEIATGLGERSKLLRYILLGVSVILIGVCVAAVGSIGFIGLIAPHIARRVVGSKFKVLLPASALFGSIFLLVADSLGRGLFPPIEIPAGIITAVIGVPYFLYLLRRERKIT
- a CDS encoding iron ABC transporter permease, encoding MKVYCTAVAGIVLLILGVLTSISVGAADINLAMVLKSFFEMDSSKEQVIIRTLRLPRALVGALVGANLAVAGALMQAITRNSLASPQVFGVNAGASFFIVSAFVFFPNLSSVSLVCVAFIGAAVGGMAVYSFASGGGMTQVKLALAGMAVHFFLSSLTQGMIIFNEQAKDVLYWLVGSINGKTWAHVNMVLPWSLFGLFVAVLFSRSVSVLVLGENMAQGLGQRVYRIRILAGILVIILAGSSVAVAGPVGFVGLIIPHIVRRLVGGDYRRIIPFSALFGALLLVYADIIARFIAYPFESPVGIVTAIIGAPFFLYLAKRGRNIKQ
- a CDS encoding Fe(3+) dicitrate ABC transporter substrate-binding protein, coding for MRESKKARTYGGGVLILLLTIMMMLSGCNTSQKTTEADKTSAETKNQEIRTIKHEMGETEIKNTPKKIVTLELSFVDSLNALGIKPIGISDDNKKDMITKLVGQEMDYTSVGTREQPNLEVISSLQPDLIIADAERHKGIYKDLQQIAPTVVLKSRESTYQENLDSFKTIAKAVNQEEAADKRLNEHEKTIKELKSKLTVNSNMTVLPAVVRDTSFQAHTSSSYDGELLERMGLKNAIQQDQPHAEMNLEQLVEINPDVLLLANNEGKLLTDEWKDNPLWKDLKAVKNKQVYSVDRDLWTRYRGVVSAEAIAKDTLNMLGKE